The genomic stretch atgcctggcaacatggcaaaaccccgtctctagtaaaaatacaaaaattatccgggggtggtggcgggcacctgtaatcccagctactcgggaggctgaggcaggagaatcgcttgaactcgggaggcggaggttgcagtgagccaagatctcgccactgcactccagcctgggtgacagagcgagaatctgtctcaaaaaaaaaaaaaaagtgcaaagggAGGCCAGTTCAgtgcctcaggcctgtaatcccagcactttgggaggctgcggcaggaggatcgcttgagcccaggacttccagACAAGCCTTGGGCAACCGagatagtgagacccagtctccaccaaaggaaaaaaaagaaattagccaggcatggtggtgcacacctgtggtcccagatactcgggaggctgaggcaggaggactgcttgagcccaggaggtttagactgcagtgagctgagatggcgccactgtactccagcctgggttgacagaacaggaccctgtctcaaaacaaaacaagtgcaaaggccctgaggcaggaacaaGTGTGGACAGAGGAGCAATTTGAGCAgagtggggctggggagagggagcaAAGATGTAGCTGGGGCTCAGGTAGGGGGCCtcagctcaagctatcctccgtCCCCAAACCCTGgcacttcagtttccccatcagcCCAGAACGAGGACTGGACCTCAGTCTGGAAGGGCCTGGCAGCCTCCTTACAGCACATTCCAGACGCTGCTGCCCACGCCTGCTTGAACGCACTGATGCCACCGGCTGGGAATGTTTTCGACAGACGGCAGCACCCTCCCTCACCTGCCTCAGTCCACCTCAGGGTGCCCCAGCGGGCTGTGACCTCAGACCTCACCCACTACTGGGGTCACCTGCCTGGCCCTgaatcagccaggcctggtgtgCCAAGACCTACAGACACCCCTTGCACACCTGCAGGCTGGCAGAGCCAGAAACCTGGGTGGAAACCGACTTCTGAACTATTTCACCATTCCTTATGCGttagtcttttcttttatttgatgagatcccagcactttgggaggccgaggcaggcggatcatgtgaggtcaggagtttgagaccagcctggccaacatggtgaaaccccgtctctactaaaaatacgaaaattagccgggcatggtggcctgtgcctgtaatcccagctactcaggaggccaagggaggaaaatcacttgaaccggagaggtggaggttacagtgagccaagatcgcaccactgcactccagccttgggcaaTGTAGccaaaccccatcgctacaaataatacaaaaaaattttgttgGCTGTGATGGTGCCTGCCTGTGgccccatctacttgggaggctgaggtgggaagatgtagaattgcttgagccaggaggcagaagctgcagtgagctgtgattgagccactgcactccagcctgggcgacagagcgagactccgtctcaaaaataaattaataaatacaacattaattatttttcttgcttaagTTTTACGAAGAGACTTAATATCACCATCAAAAGTGGGAAACCATAtatctggccgggcgtggtggctcacgcctgtcatcccagcactacgggaggccgaggcgggcggatcccccGAGGccgggagctggagaccagcctggctaacatggtgaaaccctcatctccaataaaaatacaaaaattagccgggcatggtgggtgcctgtaatcccagctactcaggaggctgaggcagaagaatcacttgaacccgggaggcggaggttgcagggagccgagatcacaccactgccctccggcctgggcgacagagcgcaactctgtctaaaaaaacaaaacaaaacaaaacaaaacccaaccaaGCAAACCCCACAGAGTCGAGAATCGCTAGATGGAAGGGGATGGCCCAGGTCCCTGGAGCCCCTGTGACAAATTAGCACAAACTTGGTCCCTTAAAGCAACGttcattttcttacatttctggaaatgaaaagtCCAAAATCAGGACTGCAGGGCTGAAGTCAAGGTGTCTGGAGGCCTCGCTCCCTCCAGAGGCCCTGgggctccttcctgcctctcccagcttttGAAGGCTCCAGGTGTGCTTGGCCTGCGGCCACATCACTCCCGTCTCGGTCTCTGTGGTCGCACTGCAGCCTCGTCGTCTCCCTGTGTGAAATCTCCTCCTGTCTCTGTATTGTGACCACGTTTAGGACGCCCCAGGACAATCTTCTCCATATCGTTCAGATCTTCATGGTGTCAATATATTGAgactctttttccaaataaggcaaatgtCACATTCTAGGGATCAGGGTGGGGACTTACCTTTGGGCCAACCACAGAGGCTACAAAGAGGAAGAGACCACTGAATACAAAGCGTGCGCTAGCCCAGCCCTGATcggtgtttgttgttgttgtttttgtttgagacagagtctcactctgttgcccaggctggagggcagtggcatgatctcagctcattgcaacctccgcctcctgggttcaatagattctcctgcctcagcctcctgagtagctgggattacaggcgtgaaaagGAGCAAGGCTCTGCCCCAGCCACAGCACGGATGCACCTTGAGGATGTCATGCTCAGTGAAAGacgccagacacagaaggacacaCAGTGTGTGATCccctttatatgaaatgtccacaaCAGGCCCATccacagaggcaggaaggggaTGTGTGGGTGCCGGGGGCTGGCAGAGGGGATGAGTGACAGCTGATGGGGCTTCTTCTTTCGGTGATGGAATTTTCTGGAACTAGACAGTcgtggtggttgcacaactctgcaaGGTACTAAAATCACtgaactggctgggtgcagtggctcatgcctgtaatcccagcactttgggaggcagaagcaggtagatcacgaggtcaggagtttgagaccagcctggccaacatggtaaaaccctgtctctactaaaaatacaaaaattagctgggtgtggtggcaggtgcctgtaatcccagctactcaggaggctgaggcaggagaatcgcttgaaccagggaggcggagtttgcagtgagccgagatcgcaccactgcactccagtctgggtgacagagccagactccgtctcaaagaaataataataaaataaaatcactgaaCTGTACAGTGTAAGTGGGTGAATTGTGTGGTATATGAGTGATGTTTCCGAGGTGTCATTAAAGAAACTCAGACGCCTGGGGTGGGGCCAGTCTCACCGCTGTGGGTCCCATCCCCATTATTTCTCACAAGGCCCTCAGATCACCCTTCTGCGGTGTGGGGCGGACACTCTAAGAAGGGAAGACCTGGGATCCTGCCGGCGAGAAGGCGGCAGACATTTCTTCGGTGTCTGGTGCCACGCCCTCTGCCCAGCATGCTCCGTGGAAGGGTCTCATTGTCTTCCTCCAGACGTCTCTTTactggcccattttacagaggcgGAACTGAAGCTTGGGGTGTTGGCCACAGGGCTCTAGTGTGGGAAGCCAGGCCAGGCTGGACCTCAGCCATGGGGACCCCTGTCCCTGAGACTGTGGCACCTGCCACACCCTCTGTGTGACCCGcctaagccaggaagagagggtCAGGAGATGCCTGAGCCACCAGGAAGGCATCCCAGCATCCAGCCAGACCGGTTATCCCTCCAGAGGGCTCCCCGGCAGGACAGGCTGGTCGCCATGTCTTCAGCCTGGTGCTATTTAAAGGTGAGTGCCACCTGGGGCTGTGGCCGCAGGACCAGGACTGGGCTGCTGGGAGCTGTGTCCCCACAGCGGAGGTCGCCGCCCCTCTCAGGCCTCGGTTTCCCCAGTTGTCAATGCCTCCACTTGGCTGTGAGTCTGTGAGGGTCACTGTGCTCACCTTTTGGGGCCCAGGGCATGGGGCAGGCAGAGGAGGGGTGGGGGCCAGCCGCCTTGCTGGGTGGTTCCCCGTGGGGCCTGGGGTGTGGCTCTAAGGGAGGAGCAAGTGTGGGTGCGAATGGGGCCGCCCCATTCCTGCCGCCTCCGACGTGCCCCGCCAGCCGGCCACCGACAGGTCTACGTGGCTATCCTCCCTCCTGCCCACCTACCTGCCCAAACACACGTCCCCAATCGTCACCTGCCCACCCACCCGCGCATTCCCACATCCTTGTGGGCCTGGCTTTCGGGAAACTACAATTTGCGGGGAGAGAAGTCCCACCAGGGCATGCCCCGGAGCCTGGCTGGTCCCGCGGCTGACGCACGCGGCAGGACCTCCCGTGTCCATCTCTGTCCCCAAGCATCTCCGCCTCTGCccgtctctgtgtctctctcgtCTCTCCCTGTCATCTTCCTTGTGTCTCTTGACTGCCAccgtctttctgtctctgtctccctccggGTCTCTGCGGCCCGCGTCTCACACTCCGGCCCCCGCAACCCGAGGTCCTAGCCCGCCCGGGGACTCGGCTGACTCACGGACACGCCCCGCGAGACAAACAACAAACGCGCGGAGGCCGAGCGCGGAGTCCCGCACGGCCGCGCCCCTGTGCACCTGGCCCCCACCCCCGAGACGTCCCATTGGCCGGCGCCCTAGCCTGGTCCCGCCCAAGTggaccccgcccccgccccgaGGCACCCCATTGGCCGGCGTCCCCGCCCCAGCGAACCCGGCCCCGCCCCCGAGGCGCCCCATTGGCCCCGCCGCGCGAAGGCAGAGCCGCGGACGCCCGGGAGCGACGAGCGCGCAGCGAACCGGGTGCCGGGTCATGCGCCGCCGCCTGTGGCTGGGCCTGGCCTGGCTGCTGCTGGCGCGGGCGCCCGACGCCGCGGGAACCCCGAGCGCGTCGCGGGGACCGCGCAGCTACCCGCACCTGGAGGGCGACGTGCGCTGGcggcgcctcttctcctccactcACTTCTTCCTGCGCGTGGATCCCGGCGGCCGCGTGCAGGGCACCCGCTGGCGCCACGGCCAGGACAGTGAGTGCGGGGCGAcgggggcctggggtgggggggcGGCGGGTGACGGCAACGCGGCCGCCGTCTTCACGGTGACCTGCGCCCGTGGTGGAGTCCCGGAGGCTCCTCTGTGCAGCCTCGGCCTCAGTTTCCGTGGTCTGTGAGATGGGTGCAGCATGCCTGGTGGGAGGGTTGCACTGTTAAAGCGAAGGCTGCAGCGGCGGACCCGGCTCAGGGGCAGAGAAGTGTCCGTGTGGTACAACCCTGTGGGTGGGGCCACCCATCTGcaggtgggaaactgaggctccagaggggctggggcaggcccAGCTGCATGGCGGAAGCGGGGGGGGTTGACCTCCGGACTCCTGACATCACAGAATCCAGTCAGGGCTGCCTGAGTCGGGGCCCCCTCTGCTTCTTCCCAGACACCCCAACTGGCAGGTGAGGACAAGGAGGCACACAGAAGGGATGGgacctgcccagggtcacactgACAGGGGTGGCGGAGCTGGGTCCCCACAGGGCCCAGGACGTCACGGAGCGGGCGTCTCTGTCCCCAGGGCCTGCCCAGCACACTGAGGTAGGCCCTCAGTGTTTGTGGAATGTCAGGAGCAAgaggagaggctgggcacagcaggGGACGTGGGTACCTGGAGGCCAGGGGAGTCGGTGTCCCCGCCGGGCAGGGGGCACTGGGAAGGGGGCCCGGGCCCGCTGGCTGCCACCTGAATCACCACCATTAGGGCAGGTAATCATCCCCTGCCCTTCCCAGCGCTTTCATCTGGGCGCCAAGGCCCTCATTAGGCCGCACGCGACGAGGGCGGACGGGGGACTGGCTGGGCCGGTCCATCCATGGCGGGcatggccaggcagggtggcctCGGGCCGAGGCAGAGGCCTGGCTCCGCTGCCTGACCTGGAacagtctctgcctctctccaagCTTTGGTTTCCCCAGCTGGACGGTGATGGGGGTGAGGGCCAGCTGAGGGCTCTCCTGCCCTTCGTGCATTCGCCGGTCACTAATTGGGCACCTTTTGGGTGCTGTGCTCCGCATGGGGGACCCAGTGGTGACAGAGACGCCCACCCTCCTGGGGCTCCCAGAGCAGAGGCACGCAGCAGTTAGACAGGTGAACAAGGGCACAGGTGGGTGCACAGAACAGTGAAcggttggccgggtgcagtggctcacgtccgtaatcccagcactttgggagaccgaggcgggcggatcacgaggtcaggagatcgagaccatcctggctaacacggtgaaaccccgtctctactaaaaatacaaaaattagctgggtgtggtggcgggcgcctgtagtcccagctactcgggaggctgaggcaggagaatgacgtgaagctgggaggtggagcttgcagtgagctgagatcgcgccactgcactccagcctgggcgacagagggagactccgtctcaaaaaaaaaagaacagtgaatGACGTGAACAAGGGTGCAGGTGGGTGTGCAGAACAGTGAACGGCGGTGTTGGGAGGCACCTTGCCAGGGGAGGGGAGGCACAGGGTGAGGAAGGGGCCAGGGGAGATGGTGACACAGACGCCCCAGAACAACCACCTCAAAGACGTTCCTGTGTGTCCTGGAAGGTCGGGCTGGGAGGCTGCCCCGAGGAGCTTTCACTTTGACAGGGAGCTGGCCGGGCACGTGGGGAACTGTACACCCAGCTGACAAAGCGGCAGACACCCAGGCCGGGGTGAGCGAGTGTGGGTGAGGAGTggtggctgggcccagggtccttgCTGGACAAGACACTTCAGCTCAGGGTGGGGCAGGGCTCACCCAGGGCTACCCACAGACGATGGCGTCCaaatctggctctgccactcccGGGCCTCAACTGGCCCCTCTGCAACGTGGGCTGCTGAGCGGGCTTGGTAGGACAGCTGGCATACAGTCGGCGCTCAAGCATGTCTGTGGTGTCCCATAAACCACCGGTGTCCCACTCTAGGCCACTGCCAGCCCGGCCTCCAGTCCAGAGTCCCAGTCCGGAGTCCCAGTGACTGTGCGTGGGCCTGGCAGCTGAGCTGTGAGGGCCGGGGCTGGGGGCTCCCAGGGGTGGTGTGAGTTGTGAGGGCCGGGCTGGGGGCTCCATATGGGGTGGTGTGAGCTGtgagggccaggctgggggctCCATATGGGGTGGTGTGAGCtgtgagggctgggctgggggctccCAGGGGTGGTGTGAGCTGtaagggctgggctgggggctccCTGGAGTGGTGTGAGCTGtgagggccaggctgggggctCCATATGGGGTGGTGTGAGCTGTGAGGGCCGGTCTGGGGGCTCCCTGGGGTGGTGTGAGCTGTGAGGGCCGGGCTGGGGGCTCTCTGGGGTGGTGTGAGCTGTGAGGGCCGGGCTGGGGGCTCCATATGGGGTGGTGTGAGCTGTGAGGGCCGGGCTGGGGGCTCCATATGGGGTGGTGTGAGCTGTGAGGGCCGGGGCTGGGGGCTCTCTGGGGTGGTGTGAGCTGTGatggccgggctgggggctccATATGGGGTGGTGTGAGCTGTGAGGGCCGGGCTGGGGGCTCCATATGGGGTGGTGTGAGCTGTGAGGGCCGGGCTGGGTGCTCCCTAGGGTGCTTTTGGCCGCTGGCTCATTGACAGTTATCAGTGGTCTGGGTGGGCCCTGCCCCCTCTGACTCCCACATCCCAGGAACCCTCTCCCAACCTTCCTCATGGTGTTGCTGCCCCACTGACGTCCCTCTGGGTGTGTGGGAGCCCCCCCCCCgccgtacacacacacacatgctgctCTTGGGCTGAGCTGCAGGGACGGCGCTGACCTGGCCCGATAAGCCCTCCCACGGGGTCCTCATCGATCTCTGCACTCCCCCAGCTCGTGGGGGCCGTCCTGCTTCCCGTTCCCTCCGCCTGCTCCTTGCTCCTCCCTCACATGCTGGGGGGGCTCCTGGTGTCAGTCACGGCTCTGGGGGATCCTGAGTGTCCATCGTGGTCCCAGGGGGGCTCCTGAGTGTCTGTCGTGGCCAGGAGGGGACTCGTGATCCCAGGGGGGCTCCTGGTGTCTCTCGTGGTCCTGAGGGAACTCGTGGTCTGGGGCGGGGGGTGCTCCTGGTGTCTGTCGTGGTCAGGAGGGGACTCGTGGTCCCAGGGGAGGGGTCCTGGTGTCTGTCGTGGTCGGGAGGGGACTCGTGGTCTGGGGCGGGGGGGGGGCTCCTCGTGTCTGTCGTAGTCAGGAGGGGACTCGTGGTCTGGGGCGGGGGGGCTCCTCGTGTCTGTCGTGGTCATGAGGGGACTCGTGGTCCCGGGGGTCTCCTGGTGTCTGTCATGGTCCCGAGGGCCCTGCACGAAGCACAGCGGACAGCAGCGGTGCTGGGGGTGAGCCAGCAAGGCCCTCCCCGACCCCCGCCTCCCCCAGGCATCCTGGAGATCCGCTCTGTACACGTGGGCGTCGTGGTCATCAAAGCAGTGTCCTCAGGCTTCTACGTGGCCATGAACCGCCGGGGCCGCCTCTACGGGTCGGTGAGTGCCGGGCAGGGCTGGGCGGCgcgggcagggtggggaaggtgggCCGGCCTCACCCCCGCCCGCAGCGACTCTACACCGTGGACTGCAGGTTCCGGGAGCGCATCGAAGAGAACGGCCACAACACCTACGCCTCACAGCGCTGGCGCCGCCGCGGCCAGCCCATGTTCCTGGCGCTGGACAGGAGGGGGGGGCCCCGGCCAGGCGGCCGGACGCGGCGGTACCACCTGTCCGCCCACTTCCTGCCCGTCCTGGTCTCCTGAGGCCCTGAGAGGCCGGCGGCTCCCCAAGGTGCCTGGGCTGGTGGCGAGGGGCCCGGCCACGCTTGTTCTTCCCCCTGCTGGCTCTGTAAGCGCTGAGTGCCCACCGTGTGCGGGCGCTGTGGACACAGCCCAGGAGCCCTCCAGGGGGGTCCCAGCCTGAGGGGGTGGTGGCCACCAAGCAGGTTCAATCCTGAGTTGGGGACCTTGAGAACCCAACAGGGCGCCTCTCAGGCTGAAGGACGCAGACGTCGAAAGGTCGAGGGGGACGTCCCAGGCAGGGCCCGGCAGAGGCGGGGGCTCGGGGTGGGGAGCACGTTGGGAGGGGGGGCAggagcggaggggaggggagggggccggGGAGACGGTGACAGACGCCGCAGAACACCAGCCTCGAAGCCGGTCCCGTCCCGGGAATCTGCAAATACAACGCCTTGCGAGGACAAAGGCACCTGCAGGTGGGACGGAGATGGGGGAGCATCCAGGGTGGGGGGTCCAGGGCCCCAGTGTCCTCACAGGGTCCTCACGACAGGAGGCGGGACGGTGAGAGCCAGAGAGAGATGGGGATGGGCCGCGCTGTGGCCGTGAAGGGGAGGAAGGGCCCTAAGCTGAGGGACGTGGGTGCCTCCAGATGCTGGGGAAGGCGGGAACAGTTCCGCACTGGAGCCCCCGGGAGGGACCGGCCTGCCCCTGCCTTGATATGAGCCCAGTGGGACCCAGTTTggactctggcctccagaaccaccAGAAAATAAATGTCGTAAGCCATCAACTTTGTGGTCCTTCGTTACAGCAGACGTCGGAAATATGCACACGGTGTCTGAAACTGTTCTCATGACAAAATAAGCCTCAGATCCCCCCAGGAAGGGCAGAGGCCGCCGCCTCGGTGTTCCTCGGATTCCCCGGGAAGGGGGGAGGCCGACACCTCAGTGCTCCTCGGATCCCCCGGGAAGGGGGGAGGCCGACACCTCGGTGCTCCTCAGATCCCCCGGGAAGGGCGGAGGCCGACACCTCGGTGCTCCTCGGATCCCCTGGGAAGGGCGGAGGCCGACGCCTTGGTGCTCCTCGGATCCCCCGGAAGGgcagaggctgagggcaggagccGTGCTGGGtgcagggcaggcctgggggCTTCATGCCGCTGTCCTGCGGGACGCAGAGGGGGCTGGCCGTCGGTGTGGGGGCGCCCCTGCCTGTGCCCAGCGCCCTCCTGACATCCTGACTCCGCTGGGACTTCTGCCTACAGCCCTGGGAGTCAAACTCCAGCCTCTCAGAGAAAAGGTCAGAGCCAAGAGCCCCGCAGCCTGGAGCCAGGCAGTGACACCCTGGGCCCGTCTCCCCTTCTGTGCGTGGGGCGACAGCAGCATCGCCCTGGCGAAGTCCCCGGGGACGGCCAGGGCTCCATCCCCAGCCGCCGCCTTCCACATAAATCCAGGAAGACTGGGCCGAGGCACCTGCTGGGAGGTAAACCCTCCTGGGAAGGGAGGGTCGTGCCCGGCCCGAGAGCTTCTGCTCACCCTGCAGACAGAAGCGAGCCCCACCCCAGGGGACACCAGGCGGCCTCTGGGGACATCTTTGGCTGGCATGGAGTGGGTGGAGGACGGGGCTGCGCCCAGGATGTCCCCAGGTTGGCAGTGTGAGGGGAGATCGGCCCACGTTGGCCAGTCGGAGGGCGTCGCCACTTGAGTTGTCACTGGGAGCTGCACAGGTCACCACGGCTGAAATAAAACTGTTGCTGGCACCCCACGCAGGAACGTAACACGTGCCTCAAAGAAACGGGGGTcagcaggccgggcgcgggggctcacgcctgtcatcccagcactttgggaggccgaggcgggtggatcacgaggtcaggagatcaaggccatcttggtcaacatggtgaaaccccgtgtctactaaaaatacaaaaagttagccgggcgtggtggtgggcgcctgtaattccagctacttgagaggctgaggcggggaatcgcttgaatccgggtggcggaggttgcagtgagctgagatcgcgccactgcactccagcctgggcgacacagcgagactccgtctcaaaaaaaaaaaaaagcaacaggtcagcagttgtttctttgtttctaaaaCAGAGCATGGAATGGGCGTACAGCTCCGCACATCCCAGGGCAGTGAAGTCCCGGTTCACACAGAGCCCTCAGCAGCTTATTCGCAAGCCCAAACCTGGGGACCCCCCGGTGTACTCAGGCAGTGAGGCAGGGGCCCCCCAACAGAGAGGAGCGGCCTGGGGGCACAGAACCAGCGGCTCCCCAGGAAATCGCCAGCAGTGAAAATAAGACAAGCCCAAACTGTTGCAAACTGTGCTTCCGCTTATGAAGCACTCCTGAGCGGCAGGGCGGATGGGGAGAGGGCGGCTGCAGGCGCGAGGGGCCTGGGGATGCAGGGGTGTGGGCCTTACCAGGGCCACCTCCTGTCGTGCAGCAGGCTCCTGGGGCGGGGAAGACACCAGGGGCGGCCACTTCTTACTGCTGCCTGACCTCGAGCAATGCGGCCTCACAGCCCCCACCAGGGTGCTGGTGTCCTCTGGGCCCAGCGCCCCTGAGGCTCATGCCTGGGTGGGGCGAACCGATCGGtcctgctcctctggccacccCACGCGAGGGAAGTCCCAGCCTCACAGGCAGGCGCGCACCCCGGCAGCATCTCTGACAAAGGCCCTCCAGTTCTGAGTCTCCAGGTCCCGCCGCCGCAAGCCTCACTTGCCCAGCCCTCCTCTCCAGCTCCAACTCCAACTCCCAAGAACCACCACGGACGCACAGAACCCAAGCCTTGTCTCCCTCAACGCCTCCTGACTCAAAACTCCATCTTCCAACATGAAAACGGCTCGAAGCTCTGTCTTTCCAACAGGAAAACGGCTCGGCCGGGGGACTGTGACCTGGAGCAGGCGGCCCAGCCTGTCGCGCAGACTCGGGGCCTAAAACACACTTGTTCTCTCAGTCCGGAGATCAAGGACGATCCAAGGTAACCTCCCTACCTCGGTGTCCTCCATGCAACCTCGTCTTAGGGCAGCGGGTATGTTACCTCGTGAGGAGCCGAGTCCGCGGGTCCTGGGGTTGAGATGTGGACGCCCTCAGGGCTGGCACTCTGCCCTGGCGGCCACAGTCACGGAAGTCCCAACGCTTCTCTCGGCTCCGCAACCCCAGAGGGCGGCCACCAGGAGGGCCCGCCACGCGCGACCACAGAGGGCGGCCACCAGGAGGGCCCGCCACGCGCGACCACAGAGGGCGGCCACCAGGAGGGCCTGCCACGGCGTTGCGGCAGCAGCCCAGAAGGTGCCCTGGGCACGGTCCGGACAGGTGGGATCCGAGTTACCTGGCCAAGGGGGCTGACGCAGACACGTCGCGGGACACGGTGAAGAGCGTGGTGCAGAGCGGAGGGCGGGAGTCTTTGGAGAACAGGTGGGGGCGTGGGGCACGCGCCTCCCACGCGCAGGAGCCGTCTACCGTGGAGGGACACGGGTGGTCCTGCTGGAGGCTCCTCTCCATTAGCCGTCTCCATCGTCTGATTCTTGGATCCCAGGATGGTGGGATCATCAGCAACTGAGATGAACCCACTGCCCCGGCCCCCTGAGCCCGCAGGTCCCCACGCCTTGCCAGCTGTGCCCGAGCTGGCTGCACCCCGGGCCAGGCATCCAGCAACCTTGAGCAGTGGGGTCCGGCTTTTCAGAAGGGGCCAGGAACCCGCGTGGCTGAGGTGCGACCGAAGGGTGGGGCAGAGGCGCTGGGCCCTGGCGCTTTAACGCTGGTGTTTCTGGTTTTAAATTTCACGACCCAGTGATGCTGCCACCCTGCTACCTCGCCAGCAGCCCTCCTGGGCTTAACTTCGGGAGAGCAGTCTTGCTAGCGGGCCCTGGGCACCAAGCCCCGCAGGAGGCGCAGACCCCTGGAGACAGGACCGGACTCTGCAGAGCCCGACCAGCCTCCCAGCTTGGCCTTTTCCTGATGCATGGGCGCAGAAGGAAAGCCACAGCACCGGCTTCTCTTTGTAAGTAGTGTATTTTAAATAGCTTTCAAGatacacatattttttcttttaaaaaagtctgTTGGAGCAGTTTTGTTCTTGAATTTTGCTGGTCATCCTCATGGTCCCGAGCCCCCCTACTCTGGGTCGTGGAGGCGGCCGAGGGGGAGGCTGGGGGCCCACGTGGCCCGTCCTGGCGGCACCTGCAGCACTGGGGGAGCCGCTGAGCCCCGTGTTTCAGCGCTGGGGGAGCCACTGGGCCCCGTCTTCCGCCACAAACCATGCATGGCCGCCACGTGAGCTCAAACGTCCGTTTATTTCAAAgcagtaataatttaaaatta from Pan paniscus chromosome 20, NHGRI_mPanPan1-v2.0_pri, whole genome shotgun sequence encodes the following:
- the FGF22 gene encoding fibroblast growth factor 22 isoform X1 translates to MRRRLWLGLAWLLLARAPDAAGTPSASRGPRSYPHLEGDVRWRRLFSSTHFFLRVDPGGRVQGTRWRHGQDSILEIRSVHVGVVVIKAVSSGFYVAMNRRGRLYGSRLYTVDCRFRERIEENGHNTYASQRWRRRGQPMFLALDRRGGPRPGGRTRRYHLSAHFLPVLVS
- the FGF22 gene encoding fibroblast growth factor 22 isoform X2; amino-acid sequence: MRRRLWLGLAWLLLARAPDAAGTPSASRGPRSYPHLEGDVRWRRLFSSTHFFLRVDPGGRVQGTRWRHGQDSILEIRSVHVGVVVIKAVSSGFYVAMNRRGRLYGSVPGAHRRERPQHLRLTALAPPRPAHVPGAGQEGGAPARRPDAAVPPVRPLPARPGLLRP